In the Vanacampus margaritifer isolate UIUO_Vmar chromosome 9, RoL_Vmar_1.0, whole genome shotgun sequence genome, ACGGCTGACACActatcatgtttttttgtgttttttaacccAGGTGTGTGACTCTGACACCATGCTGGATCCAGCATCATCGGTGGAGATGGTAAAAGTTCTTGAGGAGGACCCCATGGTGGGTGGTGTCGGAGGAGATGTGCAGGTAAGGTAACTAAACTACGATATTAAACGTTATTCCTTTCTACCAGTTGTATTTTGATGATATTCTCATACCTCGTTTTCTCTTTTTGTCCATACATCTCTCCCcagattttaaacaaatatgagTCTTGGATCTCCTTTCTGAGTAGTGTACGATACTGGATGGCCTTCAACGTTGAGCGGGCTTGCCAGTCCTACTTTGGCTGTGTGCAGTGTATCAGTGGACCTTTAGGAATGTACCGGAACGCACTCCTGCACGAGTTCATTGAAGACTGGTACAATCAGACCTTCATGGGATCCCACTGCAGTTTTGGGGATGACCGCCATCTTACGAACAGAGTTCTGAGTCTTGGGTATGCAACCAAGTACACTGCACGGTCTAAGTGCCTAACAGAGACACCAATTACATACTTGCGGTGGCTCAATCAGCAGACTAGATGGAGTAAGTCGTATTTCCGAGAATGGCTCTACAACTCCATGTGGTTCCACAAACATCATCTTTGGATGACATATGAGGCTGTGATTACTGGGTTCTTCCCATTTTTTCTCATCGCCACTGCGATCCAACTCTTCTACCAAGGAAGACTttggaatattttgttgtttcttcTTATTGTCCAGGCAGTGGCGTTGATCAAGTCGACATTCGCCAGCTGCCTCAGAGGCAACATTGTGATGGTGTTTATGTCCTTTTATTCTGTACTGTACATGTCAAGCCTGTTGCCAGCCAAAATGTTTGCAATAGCAACAATCAACAAATCTGGATGGGGGACCTCCGGGAGGAAAACAATAGTGGTGAACTTCATTGGTCTTATTCCAATATCAGTGTGGTTCACCATTCTCTTCATTGGGTTCATCTACACTACAATCCTGCAGACTAAAAAATCATTTCCTGAATCAGAAATGCTCATTCTGATCATTGGGGCAATCGTCTATGCCAGTTATTGGGTGATACTGTTGACTTTGTATGCAGTGCTCATAAACAAGTGTGGTAAAAGAAAGAAGGACGCACACTATGATATGGTGCTGGATGTTTGACTTTGCCTACAACACCACTGAAATGCCTTAATGATGCTCTTTTTAGAGACATTCAAATGAGATGAGCATCTCTGGAGTTTTGTGTTAAGTTAAATTGCAATGGGCCAAACCAAAATGTACTTGAATGACAAGAATACAAAGATGACAGCACTGATTTGTGTTCATTCAGGAGCCCTATAGTATTCGTTAGCTTgcctatatttattttaaatgattttgttcATCTGAAGAACATCTTGTATAGGCTTGCTATCAGTGCACATGATGACTCAGTTGGCAAGAGGAAGCATTTTCAGTTGGCATAAAGTGTGTATGGCTTTATAGATAGCTACCTCTTACACTTGTCATCTTCACTGGGCTTCACTAAGTTACCATATATCATCCAATGAAACTTTGGATATCGCTCACTAAGGTTTTTCTTAACCTTTAGGAACTCCAGAACATAACTCTGCGAACCTTTGTTTACCTTAACTAAAACGTGAAATAGCAAGTACCAATCAGCATCTGCCAGGTTGCTTTCTAAGCAATGTAAACGATGTGTGTGCAGTTAATGCCAAACTATGCCGTACTTAGTTTGGTGTGTGGAACTGTTTTTCTCATCCATTTACAAGTAGTCGTTCCAGAGGCTATATATTGCTGTACCttgatggtatttttttttttaatacgaaAGGTTGCAAAAACAACTATAAAATGGAATGCTGCTTTCTGTCGTTTACTGTTTTCAAGTCACATGGGGACAATACTGTAAAATTACCATTTTTTGCTTGAGGAgtttcaaataaacattttaatgaaacaGATTATCTTTATTGTAGTAAGACCGCACTTGTTGAGTGCACTACGAATTGGGTTATTGGGTACTGGTTCTCATAAAGAACTGGTTCCCAGTTATTTGAGTATAATACAGTTGATTCGATTCCTTTCCCTACTTCAAAGTGTTTTTTAGATTCCCATATGACTTGAATTCAGTATTTGTAAGTTTACAAAGTGAAGAATCTCAAACTGATCACTGATTGGTAGATTTAATTTCCACCAGatcaggtgaaaatgtgaccAGAAGAGAGTCTGGGTATCATTGCTGCTGTGACAATTTTATCTTTTTTCCAGAAACAatgaattgtatttaaaatgattatatTTTGACAATGGGTTTAACACTATATTGTtgatctaccccccccccccccagtttcaTGAAAAACACAGGGAAAACACTCAAAATTTTGTAAACTAATGATATTGTGAATTATGCCTTCATGCCCTTGCTCACTTCCTTATGCCATTTGACCTTTCACTAGATGCATCTGCTTCAGGACCAAATGACGGCTGGAGTGTTAAATGGGATGGGGCGGGATTCAGTGTGGTGATTCAAATAAAAGTGGATAAGGGCACTTGAATGAAGGGAAACAGAATTCTGGAATGAAACATTTGCTATACTAAAGCCAGAAGAAGTTTAACTCTTACGCACTTTGACAGTTAGGCTCTCCCATCGTCCTTTGTAATGCATGGCATAATCAAGATGAAATACCTCAGTGGTTTTCCATGCAGGATGCCATCCAAAGATTAATGCATTCTAAAGGGCTCATGTAATTTATCATGTTTGTTAAATATAAAAGTGGCCTTTTTATAAACAGTTTAAAGCTGGATTACTCTGCCTTGTCGGTCTTTTGCTGTATCTGTTTACTTATTATTTCCTGTATTTCTGtgcattttctctctctctctctctctctctctctctctctctctctctctctctatatatatatatatatatatatatatatatatatataccagttaaaatttggacacattttttacttgactggtaatgtgtatgtatatgtgcttttttttttaaattgtattttgcttttcattcatgtttttgtgaaaGAATATGTTTTTTGTGCTCTCAACTGTTCTGACATT is a window encoding:
- the has2 gene encoding hyaluronan synthase 2, coding for MCGQRVLTYLRIFGTTMFGVSLLVGISTAYIMGYQFFTTAHNHLSFGLYGAILVIHLFIQSIFALLEHRNMRRSLETPIKLNKSLALCIAAYQEDPNYLKKCLVSIKRLTYPGIKVILVVDGNSEDDLYMMEIFREIMGWDDVVTYVWRSNFHSRGPEETDESYAESLQQVSRLVLNNKCVCIMQKWGGKREVMYTAFKALGRSVDYVQVCDSDTMLDPASSVEMVKVLEEDPMVGGVGGDVQILNKYESWISFLSSVRYWMAFNVERACQSYFGCVQCISGPLGMYRNALLHEFIEDWYNQTFMGSHCSFGDDRHLTNRVLSLGYATKYTARSKCLTETPITYLRWLNQQTRWSKSYFREWLYNSMWFHKHHLWMTYEAVITGFFPFFLIATAIQLFYQGRLWNILLFLLIVQAVALIKSTFASCLRGNIVMVFMSFYSVLYMSSLLPAKMFAIATINKSGWGTSGRKTIVVNFIGLIPISVWFTILFIGFIYTTILQTKKSFPESEMLILIIGAIVYASYWVILLTLYAVLINKCGKRKKDAHYDMVLDV